A genome region from Euphorbia lathyris chromosome 4, ddEupLath1.1, whole genome shotgun sequence includes the following:
- the LOC136227888 gene encoding regulator of nonsense transcripts UPF2-like isoform X1: MVDLVSEKACRKATTTLATCMKDISSMLLQMLEEEFNFLINKKDQMNIETKIRNIRFIGELCKFKIAPAGLIFSCLKACLDDFTHHNIDVACNLLETCGRFLYRSPETTVRMANMLEILMRLKNVKNLDPRHSTLVENAYYLCKPPERSARVSKVRPPLYQYIRKLLFSDLDKLSIEYVLRQLRKLPWNECDAYLLKCFMKIHRGKFGQINLIASLTSGLSRYHDEFAVAVVDEVLEEIRLGLELNDFGAQQRRIAHMRFLGELYNYELVDSSVVFETLYLILVFGHDTPERYILAKGALPFDVEFDLQDLFADLRPSMIRYSLTEEVNAALVELEENERTGSINDKVNSEKHFDNEKPSGRSTFNASAANGKNNVNGNEENGGTHEDGGSDTDSGSGTIEQEGDEDELEEDNHDDGGDTDQDDDDDDDGPVSDEDDEVHVRQKVAEVDPVEAENFEQELRAVMQESMEQRRQELRGRPALNMVIPMSVFEGSTKDHHGRVGGESGDEAMDEDVGGRKEVQVKVLVKRGNKQQTKQMYIPKDCSLVQSTKQKEAAEFEEKQDIKRLVLEYNNREEEENNGLGAQTLNWMPSGSNRISSRGGMWEGSSSRGGGSRHRHQHHSGSGVYHGRRR; encoded by the exons ATGGTGGACTTAGTAAG tgaaaaggcatgTAGAAAAGCAACTACCACACTAGCAACCTGTATGAAGGATATCTCTTCCATGCTCTTACAGATGTTAGAAGAGGAGTTCAATTTCTTGATAAATAAGAAG GACCAAATGAATATTGAAACAAAGATCAGGAATATCAGGTTCATTGGAGAATTATGCAAGTTTAAAATTGCGCCAGCTGGCCTTATCTTCAGTTGTTTGAAG GCATGTTTAGATGATTTCACTCATCACAACATTGACGTTGCTTGCAATCTTCTTGAGACATGTGGCCGCTTTCTCTACCGGTCTCCTGAAACTACTGTACGCATGGCTAATATGTTAGAGATATTGATGCGcttgaaaaatgtaaaaaatttgGATCCACGGCATAGCACCCTAGTTGAAAATGCATATTATTTGTGCAAACCACCTGAAAGATCTGCCCGAGTGTCTAAAGTTCGTCCTCCATTATATCAG TACATCAGAAAATTGCTGTTTTCAGATCTAGACAAGTTATCCATTGAATATGTGCTGAGGCAACTTCGTAAATTACCATGGAATGAATGTGATGCATACCTTTTGAAGTGCTTCATGAAGATTCACAGGGGAAAATTTGGTCAAATAAACCTAATTGCTTCTCTTACTTCTGGTTTGAGCCGCTATCATGATGAATTTGCAGTTGCTGTTGTTGATGAG GTTTTGGAGGAGATTAGGCTTGGGTTGGAATTAAATGACTTTGGGGCACAGCAAAGACGCATTGCTCATATGCGCTTCTTAGGAGAGTTGTATAACTATGAACTTGTAGATTCATCTGTAGTTTTTGAGACGCTTTATCTGATCCTTGTTTTTGGTCATGACACACCAGAG CGTTACATCCTAGCCAAAGGTGCATTACCGTTTGACGTTGAATTTGACTTGCAG GATTTATTTGCGGACCTACGGCCTAGCATGATTCGATACTCATTGACTGAAGAAGTTAATGCAGCTCTTGTGGAACTTGAGGAGAATGAACGAACTGGTTCTATTAATGACAAGGTCAATAGTGAGAAACATTTTGACAATGAGAAACCCTCAGGCCGGAGCACTTTTAATGCCTCAGCTGCCAATGGAAAAAATAATGTAAATGGTAATGAGGAAAATGGTGGAACTCACGAAGATGGCGGCAGTGACACTGATTCTGGAAGTGGAACCATTGAGCAGGAAGGTGATGAAGACGAGTTGGAAGAAGATAATCATGATGATGGGGGTGATACAGATCAGGATGATGATGATGACGATGATGGACCTGTTTCTGATGAGGATGATGAAGTTCATGTTAGACAAAAAGTGGCAGAGGTAGATCCGGTGGAAGCGGAAAATTTTGAGCAGGAGCTACGAGCAGTAATGCAG GAAAGCATGGAGCAGCGGAGGCAAGAGCTGCGTGGTCGGCCAGCATTAAATATGGTGATACCTATGAGTGTCTTTGAGGGGTCGACCAAAGATCATCATGGACGAGTTGGAGGGGAAAGTGGTGATGAGGCGATGGATGAGGATGTTGGAGGAAGGAAGGAAGTTCAAGTGAAAGTACTCGTGAAGCGTGGGAATAAGCAACAGACGAAGCAGATGTACATTCCGAAGGATTGCTCTCTTGTGCAGAGCACGAAACAGAAAGAAGCAGCTGAATTCGAAGAGAAACAAGATATAAAGCGGCTGGTCTTGGAGTACAACAAtagagaagaggaggagaataatgGGTTGGGAGCCCAGACATTGAATTGGATGCCAAGTGGTAGCAACAGAATTAGCAGCCGTGGTGGTATGTGGGAAGGGAGCAGTAGTAGAGGTGGTGGATCACGTCATCGGCATCAGCATCATTCTGGCAGCGGTGTTTATCATGGAAGAAGAAGGTAA
- the LOC136227888 gene encoding regulator of nonsense transcripts UPF2-like isoform X2, which produces MVDLVSEKACRKATTTLATCMKDISSMLLQMLEEEFNFLINKKDQMNIETKIRNIRFIGELCKFKIAPAGLIFSCLKACLDDFTHHNIDVACNLLETCGRFLYRSPETTVRMANMLEILMRLKNVKNLDPRHSTLVENAYYLCKPPERSARVSKVRPPLYQYIRKLLFSDLDKLSIEYVLRQLRKLPWNECDAYLLKCFMKIHRGKFGQINLIASLTSGLSRYHDEFAVAVVDEVLEEIRLGLELNDFGAQQRRIAHMRFLGELYNYELVDSSVVFETLYLILVFGHDTPEDLFADLRPSMIRYSLTEEVNAALVELEENERTGSINDKVNSEKHFDNEKPSGRSTFNASAANGKNNVNGNEENGGTHEDGGSDTDSGSGTIEQEGDEDELEEDNHDDGGDTDQDDDDDDDGPVSDEDDEVHVRQKVAEVDPVEAENFEQELRAVMQESMEQRRQELRGRPALNMVIPMSVFEGSTKDHHGRVGGESGDEAMDEDVGGRKEVQVKVLVKRGNKQQTKQMYIPKDCSLVQSTKQKEAAEFEEKQDIKRLVLEYNNREEEENNGLGAQTLNWMPSGSNRISSRGGMWEGSSSRGGGSRHRHQHHSGSGVYHGRRR; this is translated from the exons ATGGTGGACTTAGTAAG tgaaaaggcatgTAGAAAAGCAACTACCACACTAGCAACCTGTATGAAGGATATCTCTTCCATGCTCTTACAGATGTTAGAAGAGGAGTTCAATTTCTTGATAAATAAGAAG GACCAAATGAATATTGAAACAAAGATCAGGAATATCAGGTTCATTGGAGAATTATGCAAGTTTAAAATTGCGCCAGCTGGCCTTATCTTCAGTTGTTTGAAG GCATGTTTAGATGATTTCACTCATCACAACATTGACGTTGCTTGCAATCTTCTTGAGACATGTGGCCGCTTTCTCTACCGGTCTCCTGAAACTACTGTACGCATGGCTAATATGTTAGAGATATTGATGCGcttgaaaaatgtaaaaaatttgGATCCACGGCATAGCACCCTAGTTGAAAATGCATATTATTTGTGCAAACCACCTGAAAGATCTGCCCGAGTGTCTAAAGTTCGTCCTCCATTATATCAG TACATCAGAAAATTGCTGTTTTCAGATCTAGACAAGTTATCCATTGAATATGTGCTGAGGCAACTTCGTAAATTACCATGGAATGAATGTGATGCATACCTTTTGAAGTGCTTCATGAAGATTCACAGGGGAAAATTTGGTCAAATAAACCTAATTGCTTCTCTTACTTCTGGTTTGAGCCGCTATCATGATGAATTTGCAGTTGCTGTTGTTGATGAG GTTTTGGAGGAGATTAGGCTTGGGTTGGAATTAAATGACTTTGGGGCACAGCAAAGACGCATTGCTCATATGCGCTTCTTAGGAGAGTTGTATAACTATGAACTTGTAGATTCATCTGTAGTTTTTGAGACGCTTTATCTGATCCTTGTTTTTGGTCATGACACACCAGAG GATTTATTTGCGGACCTACGGCCTAGCATGATTCGATACTCATTGACTGAAGAAGTTAATGCAGCTCTTGTGGAACTTGAGGAGAATGAACGAACTGGTTCTATTAATGACAAGGTCAATAGTGAGAAACATTTTGACAATGAGAAACCCTCAGGCCGGAGCACTTTTAATGCCTCAGCTGCCAATGGAAAAAATAATGTAAATGGTAATGAGGAAAATGGTGGAACTCACGAAGATGGCGGCAGTGACACTGATTCTGGAAGTGGAACCATTGAGCAGGAAGGTGATGAAGACGAGTTGGAAGAAGATAATCATGATGATGGGGGTGATACAGATCAGGATGATGATGATGACGATGATGGACCTGTTTCTGATGAGGATGATGAAGTTCATGTTAGACAAAAAGTGGCAGAGGTAGATCCGGTGGAAGCGGAAAATTTTGAGCAGGAGCTACGAGCAGTAATGCAG GAAAGCATGGAGCAGCGGAGGCAAGAGCTGCGTGGTCGGCCAGCATTAAATATGGTGATACCTATGAGTGTCTTTGAGGGGTCGACCAAAGATCATCATGGACGAGTTGGAGGGGAAAGTGGTGATGAGGCGATGGATGAGGATGTTGGAGGAAGGAAGGAAGTTCAAGTGAAAGTACTCGTGAAGCGTGGGAATAAGCAACAGACGAAGCAGATGTACATTCCGAAGGATTGCTCTCTTGTGCAGAGCACGAAACAGAAAGAAGCAGCTGAATTCGAAGAGAAACAAGATATAAAGCGGCTGGTCTTGGAGTACAACAAtagagaagaggaggagaataatgGGTTGGGAGCCCAGACATTGAATTGGATGCCAAGTGGTAGCAACAGAATTAGCAGCCGTGGTGGTATGTGGGAAGGGAGCAGTAGTAGAGGTGGTGGATCACGTCATCGGCATCAGCATCATTCTGGCAGCGGTGTTTATCATGGAAGAAGAAGGTAA
- the LOC136227888 gene encoding regulator of nonsense transcripts UPF2-like isoform X3, with product MKDISSMLLQMLEEEFNFLINKKDQMNIETKIRNIRFIGELCKFKIAPAGLIFSCLKACLDDFTHHNIDVACNLLETCGRFLYRSPETTVRMANMLEILMRLKNVKNLDPRHSTLVENAYYLCKPPERSARVSKVRPPLYQYIRKLLFSDLDKLSIEYVLRQLRKLPWNECDAYLLKCFMKIHRGKFGQINLIASLTSGLSRYHDEFAVAVVDEVLEEIRLGLELNDFGAQQRRIAHMRFLGELYNYELVDSSVVFETLYLILVFGHDTPERYILAKGALPFDVEFDLQDLFADLRPSMIRYSLTEEVNAALVELEENERTGSINDKVNSEKHFDNEKPSGRSTFNASAANGKNNVNGNEENGGTHEDGGSDTDSGSGTIEQEGDEDELEEDNHDDGGDTDQDDDDDDDGPVSDEDDEVHVRQKVAEVDPVEAENFEQELRAVMQESMEQRRQELRGRPALNMVIPMSVFEGSTKDHHGRVGGESGDEAMDEDVGGRKEVQVKVLVKRGNKQQTKQMYIPKDCSLVQSTKQKEAAEFEEKQDIKRLVLEYNNREEEENNGLGAQTLNWMPSGSNRISSRGGMWEGSSSRGGGSRHRHQHHSGSGVYHGRRR from the exons ATGAAGGATATCTCTTCCATGCTCTTACAGATGTTAGAAGAGGAGTTCAATTTCTTGATAAATAAGAAG GACCAAATGAATATTGAAACAAAGATCAGGAATATCAGGTTCATTGGAGAATTATGCAAGTTTAAAATTGCGCCAGCTGGCCTTATCTTCAGTTGTTTGAAG GCATGTTTAGATGATTTCACTCATCACAACATTGACGTTGCTTGCAATCTTCTTGAGACATGTGGCCGCTTTCTCTACCGGTCTCCTGAAACTACTGTACGCATGGCTAATATGTTAGAGATATTGATGCGcttgaaaaatgtaaaaaatttgGATCCACGGCATAGCACCCTAGTTGAAAATGCATATTATTTGTGCAAACCACCTGAAAGATCTGCCCGAGTGTCTAAAGTTCGTCCTCCATTATATCAG TACATCAGAAAATTGCTGTTTTCAGATCTAGACAAGTTATCCATTGAATATGTGCTGAGGCAACTTCGTAAATTACCATGGAATGAATGTGATGCATACCTTTTGAAGTGCTTCATGAAGATTCACAGGGGAAAATTTGGTCAAATAAACCTAATTGCTTCTCTTACTTCTGGTTTGAGCCGCTATCATGATGAATTTGCAGTTGCTGTTGTTGATGAG GTTTTGGAGGAGATTAGGCTTGGGTTGGAATTAAATGACTTTGGGGCACAGCAAAGACGCATTGCTCATATGCGCTTCTTAGGAGAGTTGTATAACTATGAACTTGTAGATTCATCTGTAGTTTTTGAGACGCTTTATCTGATCCTTGTTTTTGGTCATGACACACCAGAG CGTTACATCCTAGCCAAAGGTGCATTACCGTTTGACGTTGAATTTGACTTGCAG GATTTATTTGCGGACCTACGGCCTAGCATGATTCGATACTCATTGACTGAAGAAGTTAATGCAGCTCTTGTGGAACTTGAGGAGAATGAACGAACTGGTTCTATTAATGACAAGGTCAATAGTGAGAAACATTTTGACAATGAGAAACCCTCAGGCCGGAGCACTTTTAATGCCTCAGCTGCCAATGGAAAAAATAATGTAAATGGTAATGAGGAAAATGGTGGAACTCACGAAGATGGCGGCAGTGACACTGATTCTGGAAGTGGAACCATTGAGCAGGAAGGTGATGAAGACGAGTTGGAAGAAGATAATCATGATGATGGGGGTGATACAGATCAGGATGATGATGATGACGATGATGGACCTGTTTCTGATGAGGATGATGAAGTTCATGTTAGACAAAAAGTGGCAGAGGTAGATCCGGTGGAAGCGGAAAATTTTGAGCAGGAGCTACGAGCAGTAATGCAG GAAAGCATGGAGCAGCGGAGGCAAGAGCTGCGTGGTCGGCCAGCATTAAATATGGTGATACCTATGAGTGTCTTTGAGGGGTCGACCAAAGATCATCATGGACGAGTTGGAGGGGAAAGTGGTGATGAGGCGATGGATGAGGATGTTGGAGGAAGGAAGGAAGTTCAAGTGAAAGTACTCGTGAAGCGTGGGAATAAGCAACAGACGAAGCAGATGTACATTCCGAAGGATTGCTCTCTTGTGCAGAGCACGAAACAGAAAGAAGCAGCTGAATTCGAAGAGAAACAAGATATAAAGCGGCTGGTCTTGGAGTACAACAAtagagaagaggaggagaataatgGGTTGGGAGCCCAGACATTGAATTGGATGCCAAGTGGTAGCAACAGAATTAGCAGCCGTGGTGGTATGTGGGAAGGGAGCAGTAGTAGAGGTGGTGGATCACGTCATCGGCATCAGCATCATTCTGGCAGCGGTGTTTATCATGGAAGAAGAAGGTAA